Below is a window of Leuconostoc gasicomitatum LMG 18811 DNA.
TACCAGTCTGAAGTTCTCAATTTTTCAAAAAAATATCATGTACCAGTTATTGCTGATGTGTTAAGCCGTACACGACAGAAAGCAACCATTTATGGTATTGATGCACTGATTAAGGCCAATATTTTGACGGCGATTTATCAACCAGATCTTGTCATTCGGTTTGGTGCAACACCAATTTCGGCTCGTATATTGGAATGGTTAAAATCAGAAAATATACCAGTCTGGTTTGTCGGTGAAGATACGTTAGCTGATCACTCGAGACATGTATCACGTGTCTCGCAAGTGTCGCCAACTTCTTTTTTATCACAAATATCTGTCAACAATGATGCCGATTTTTATCAGCAATGGCAACATTTAAATCAAAAAAAACGACACATTACCGGAGAAGCAAGTATTGCACATGTTTTAGATCGTGTTTTACCAGATCAAACGGCTGTGTTTGTTGCTAATAGTATGGCTATTCGTGATATGGATGATGTTTTTACTGGACAGACAACACAAAATATTTATGCCAATCGTGGGGCAAATGGTATTGATGGTATTGTCTCGACTGCTTTAGGAATGAGCAGCACTTCACCAAGGCGTAGTGTATTGTTAACCGGTGATTTAACGTTATTTCATGATATGAATGGTCTCATGATGGCGCGACAATATCACTTACCAATTGATATCATTGTGATCAATAACAACGGTGGGGCTATATTTTCCTTTTTACCACAGGCGACGGCAGAGTCATATTTTGATATGTTATTTGGAACACCGCTTAATTTAAATGTGTCAAAAATTGCTGACTTATATGAATTAGCGTATGTGAAAATAAAAACGGCTGATGAATTAGAGCGGGTGATTAAAACCCCCGTTACTGGAACAAGATTGATTGAATTTGAAAGTAATCGCTCGAATAATGTTAAAGCACATCAGCAGTTAATGGGTGGTGTACAGCATGAATAGAAAAATTGTTACTGTAGCAGGTTATTCATATCATGTTTTCCATCAAATAAATGATGAGACGGTAACAAAGTGGGTATTACTTCATGGGTTTATGGGAACACATCATGATTTTGATGCGATAATTAATGAGTTACCAGGAGAGGTAATGACTTTTGATTTGCTAGGGTTTGGTGAAAAAGCAAATATAGTTGATGATCCAAAACGTTTTGAAATGGCAGCACAAATTGCTGATATTCAATTGATTTTAAAAACTTATAACTGGTCCAATATTAATTTGTTAGGCTACTCAATGGGCGGTAGATTAGCACTTGGATTCGCATTTTCGCACAATGAATTGATTAATCAATTATTTCTTGAAAGTGCATCAGCTGGTCTTAATTCAGCTTTAAATCGAAAAAAACGGCGTGCAGCAGATAATGAAAGAATAAAACAAATACTGACAGATTTTCATGAATTTGTTTTAAACTGGGAAAAATTGCCATTGTTTGCAACACAAAAAGACTTGGTAGCAACACAACGTCAGGCCATTAGGGCACAACGCTTAGCGCAACAACCGCAAAACGTTGCTAATTCTTTAAAGCATATGGGAACAGGGGTACAGGTTAATTTTTGGCCCAAACTAACACAATTAAAAACACCAACTATATTACTTGTTGGTGAGTTAGATCAAAAATTTAATCAAATCGCAGATGACATGGTCAGACTTTTACCTAGTGGTCAAAAGCATGTGATTGAAAATGCCGGCCATAATATGCATGTGGAGCAACCAAAACAAGTCATTGAGGTATTAAAAAATGTATCGTATTGAAGCATTGGAAATGATACCCATTTCTTTAAGATTAAAGCAAACTTTTAAAACAGCGCATAGTACCACTAAAAACCGCCCATTGACACTAGTTAAACTGACAGTTAGTCACAGTGCTACCGGTAAAAAGACAATTGGGTTAGGTGAAATACAATCTTTTGCTGACTTTAGTTATACGCTTGAAAATCAATCAGTTAGCCGAGATATTGTGAGCACTATGATTAATCCAATGATTCAAAACTTAACCTTTGAATCACCACAACAATTTGCTGAAAAGCTGGAACGTTTGACGCCGTTTGGTTCTTTTGCAAAGGCTGGTGTTGAAATGGCGGCTTGGGATGCCGTAGGTAAACTAACAAATCGATCTTTGGCACAAATGATTGGCGGGACAAAGCAATGTGTGCCGGTAGGGATTGTACTTGATGTAAATGCTGATGTAAGTGATATTAAACGAGCTATTGATAAGGGATATCAACGCATTAAAATAAAGATTGATGCGCAACTGTTAGATAAACAAAAATTAATTGAGCGATTAAATCAATTTCCTAATCAGCAATTTTCATTGGACGCTAATAGTAGCTTTAGTAGACAAACAGCAGATTTTTTTAATCAACTACCTGAAAATGTTACTTTTATTGAACAACCATTTTCTGAAAAAGATTTTGTTGATCATGCTTTTTTTCAAAAAAAGACACCACATTTTTTAAGTTTAGATGAAAGTATTAATAGCTTAGATGATATCCATACAATGATTGCGTTGCATGCTGCCAAAGCGGTTACCATTAAACAAGCCAAAATAGGTGGCATTACTGCGGCATTTAAAGCAATTCAACTTGCTAGTCATGCTGGCATTAAACCATGGATAGGTGGCATGTTGAGTAGTAATTTAGGCCGAGCTGTTGATCTCGCAATGGCTAGTCTACAAAACATTACTTTTGCGGGAGACATATCTGAAAGTAGTCGTTATTTTGAGCATGATATGACAGTTGAAACATTTGAAATAGCACAAGGATTAATGACTGTGCCAACCAGGAGTGGTCTTGGCGTGACTTTAGATGACTCTTTTGACGTGTTATAATAGACTTATAATTGGAAAGGAATTGCATATAATCATGATGAATAATTTCAAATTTCAAAATAAAACGTCGATTCGTTTTGGGAAAGATCGCTTAGAGGCAGAACTGCACGATGCTATCGCACAATTTGGCAATAATGTTTTATTGGTCTTTGGCAGTGGCTCAATTAAAAAATCAGGTCTTTACGACCGTGTTATGAGCTTATTATCCGACATGAACGTTGTTGAACTGTCAGAAGTTTCACCTAATCCTAAAATCAGTTCCGTACGTAAAGGCCAAACATTGGTAAAAAATAATGATATTGATGTTATCTTGGCTGTTGGTGGTGGATCAGTAATTGATGCCGCTAAAGTGATTGCTTCTTCTAAATTTTATGATGCAGATCCATGGGAATTAGTAGTAGATTCAGCAAAACGTCAAACAATTGAACAATTACCATTAGTTGATATTCTAACCTTATCAGC
It encodes the following:
- the menD gene encoding 2-succinyl-5-enolpyruvyl-6-hydroxy-3-cyclohexene-1-carboxylic-acid synthase, whose protein sequence is MTINSLTKNTKHLLHALYQSGVRHFVVSPGSRTTPVALLLAEYARQNKNIKLYIDVDERSAGFFALGIAKRLLEPVALLGTSGTAITEYTSAVAEAHISHIPLIVLSTDRPIELQDNGAPQTIPQHQIFGALTKKFVVFTLQDEQPDVTSYIDFMTQKLVHEIVMAPKGPLQINLPLRKPLMPQLNEPTTIVVPPLKFDKTADSMPPMQLSESRVVIIAGPNEGNDYQSEVLNFSKKYHVPVIADVLSRTRQKATIYGIDALIKANILTAIYQPDLVIRFGATPISARILEWLKSENIPVWFVGEDTLADHSRHVSRVSQVSPTSFLSQISVNNDADFYQQWQHLNQKKRHITGEASIAHVLDRVLPDQTAVFVANSMAIRDMDDVFTGQTTQNIYANRGANGIDGIVSTALGMSSTSPRRSVLLTGDLTLFHDMNGLMMARQYHLPIDIIVINNNGGAIFSFLPQATAESYFDMLFGTPLNLNVSKIADLYELAYVKIKTADELERVIKTPVTGTRLIEFESNRSNNVKAHQQLMGGVQHE
- the menH gene encoding 2-succinyl-6-hydroxy-2,4-cyclohexadiene-1-carboxylate synthase, which translates into the protein MNRKIVTVAGYSYHVFHQINDETVTKWVLLHGFMGTHHDFDAIINELPGEVMTFDLLGFGEKANIVDDPKRFEMAAQIADIQLILKTYNWSNINLLGYSMGGRLALGFAFSHNELINQLFLESASAGLNSALNRKKRRAADNERIKQILTDFHEFVLNWEKLPLFATQKDLVATQRQAIRAQRLAQQPQNVANSLKHMGTGVQVNFWPKLTQLKTPTILLVGELDQKFNQIADDMVRLLPSGQKHVIENAGHNMHVEQPKQVIEVLKNVSY
- the menC gene encoding o-succinylbenzoate synthase, which codes for MYRIEALEMIPISLRLKQTFKTAHSTTKNRPLTLVKLTVSHSATGKKTIGLGEIQSFADFSYTLENQSVSRDIVSTMINPMIQNLTFESPQQFAEKLERLTPFGSFAKAGVEMAAWDAVGKLTNRSLAQMIGGTKQCVPVGIVLDVNADVSDIKRAIDKGYQRIKIKIDAQLLDKQKLIERLNQFPNQQFSLDANSSFSRQTADFFNQLPENVTFIEQPFSEKDFVDHAFFQKKTPHFLSLDESINSLDDIHTMIALHAAKAVTIKQAKIGGITAAFKAIQLASHAGIKPWIGGMLSSNLGRAVDLAMASLQNITFAGDISESSRYFEHDMTVETFEIAQGLMTVPTRSGLGVTLDDSFDVL